The Equus asinus isolate D_3611 breed Donkey chromosome 15, EquAss-T2T_v2, whole genome shotgun sequence genome includes a window with the following:
- the LAMP5 gene encoding lysosome-associated membrane glycoprotein 5 isoform X2 has protein sequence MVRIMAEQEVENLSGLSTNPEKDIFVVRENGTTCLMAEFAAKFIVPYDVWASNYVDLITEQADISLTRGAEVKGRCGLNESELQVFWVDRAYALKMLFVKESHNTSKGLEATWRLSKVQFVYDSSEKTHFKDAVAARKYTANSHHLSALVTPAGKSYECQAQQTISLASSDPQKTVTMILSAVHIQPFDIISDFVFSEEHKCPVDEREQLEETLPLILGLILGLVIVVTLAIYHIHHKMTANQVQIPRDRSEYKHMG, from the exons ATGGTTCGAATCATGGCAGAACAAGAAGTGGAAAATCTCTCAGGCCTTTCCACTAACCCTGAAAAGGATATATTTGTGGTGCGGGAAAATGGGACGACGTGTCTCATGGCAGAGTTTGCAGCCAAATTTATTGTCCCTTATGATGTTTGGGCCAGCAATTATGTCGAT CTGATCACTGAACAGGCCGATATCTCACTAACCCGGGGAGCTGAGGTGAAGGGCCGCTGTGGCCTCAACGAGTCGGAGCTGCAGGTGTTCTGGGTGGATCGCGCGTACGCGCTCAAAATGCTGTTTGTAAAG GAAAGTCACAACACGTCCAAGGGACTGGAGGCGACGTGGCGGCTGAGCAAGGTCCAGTTTGTTTACGACTCCTCCGAGAAGACCCATTTTAAAGACGCAGTCGCTG CCAGGAAATACACAGCCAACTCGCATCACCTCTCTGCCTTGGTCACCCCAGCTGGGAAGTCCTATGAGTGTCAAGCTCAGCAGACCATTTCACTAGCCTCCAGCGATCCGCAGAAGACAGTCACCATGATCCTGTCTGCAGTCCACATCCAGCCCTTTGAcatcatctctgattttgtcttCAGTGAAG AGCATAAATGCCCAGTGGACGAGCGGGAGCAGTTGGAGGAAACCTTGCCCCTGATTTTGGGGCTCATCTTGGGCCTCGTCATTGTGGTTACACTGGCGATTTACCACATCCACCATAAAATGACTGCCAACCAGGTGCAGATCCCTAGGGACCGATCCGAATATAAGCACATGGGCTAA
- the LAMP5 gene encoding lysosome-associated membrane glycoprotein 5 isoform X1, producing the protein MDLRGRAVLSVNRLQVLLMLFHTMVRIMAEQEVENLSGLSTNPEKDIFVVRENGTTCLMAEFAAKFIVPYDVWASNYVDLITEQADISLTRGAEVKGRCGLNESELQVFWVDRAYALKMLFVKESHNTSKGLEATWRLSKVQFVYDSSEKTHFKDAVAARKYTANSHHLSALVTPAGKSYECQAQQTISLASSDPQKTVTMILSAVHIQPFDIISDFVFSEEHKCPVDEREQLEETLPLILGLILGLVIVVTLAIYHIHHKMTANQVQIPRDRSEYKHMG; encoded by the exons ATGGATCTCCGAGGAAGAGCCGTTCTCAGCGTCAATAGACTTCAGGTTCTCCTGATGCTGTTCC ATACAATGGTTCGAATCATGGCAGAACAAGAAGTGGAAAATCTCTCAGGCCTTTCCACTAACCCTGAAAAGGATATATTTGTGGTGCGGGAAAATGGGACGACGTGTCTCATGGCAGAGTTTGCAGCCAAATTTATTGTCCCTTATGATGTTTGGGCCAGCAATTATGTCGAT CTGATCACTGAACAGGCCGATATCTCACTAACCCGGGGAGCTGAGGTGAAGGGCCGCTGTGGCCTCAACGAGTCGGAGCTGCAGGTGTTCTGGGTGGATCGCGCGTACGCGCTCAAAATGCTGTTTGTAAAG GAAAGTCACAACACGTCCAAGGGACTGGAGGCGACGTGGCGGCTGAGCAAGGTCCAGTTTGTTTACGACTCCTCCGAGAAGACCCATTTTAAAGACGCAGTCGCTG CCAGGAAATACACAGCCAACTCGCATCACCTCTCTGCCTTGGTCACCCCAGCTGGGAAGTCCTATGAGTGTCAAGCTCAGCAGACCATTTCACTAGCCTCCAGCGATCCGCAGAAGACAGTCACCATGATCCTGTCTGCAGTCCACATCCAGCCCTTTGAcatcatctctgattttgtcttCAGTGAAG AGCATAAATGCCCAGTGGACGAGCGGGAGCAGTTGGAGGAAACCTTGCCCCTGATTTTGGGGCTCATCTTGGGCCTCGTCATTGTGGTTACACTGGCGATTTACCACATCCACCATAAAATGACTGCCAACCAGGTGCAGATCCCTAGGGACCGATCCGAATATAAGCACATGGGCTAA